ACTAACGCCAATTGCAAATTGCTCTCAAGCTGAACATGAGAGGTACAAGTACCCGATGCAGCTGCACTCTGATTCGGTGTAGAAGTTTCATCAATCTTCTTTGCTTTTGAAGCTTTTTCCCACAAAGCCAGAATCCTATTGCCACCACCAGTCCCATTCTTCTTCTTCATCTACATTACAACAAAACAAGGAAGAAATTAGCATCTACAGACTACAAACAGGATATGATGGTGGGCCGTGCGTTGCATCCACAAGCCAGAATCCTACAAACTGTCTACAAATTAACAAAACAAGGAAGAATCCTACTCCAGCTGCAAAATCGAATCAACTAAAAAACTGAAACTTTGTTTTCTTTAATACTGTACCTGAACGCAGGGCACTGACGCAGGCGGGAGAAAGAAGATGCCGCTGGGCGGCGCCGCGGCGGGCGATGGGCGGCTGGGGCGGGGCAGCCGGCGGATGGCGAGCGCCGGGGCGGGGCGGCGTCGCAGCGATGCANNNNNNNNNNNNNNNNNNNNNNNNNNNNNNNNNNNNNNNNNNNNNNNNNNNNNNNNNNNNNNNNNNNNNNNNNNNNNNNNNNNNNNNNNNNNNNNNNNNNNNNNNNNNNNNNNNNNNNNNNNNNNNNNNNNNNNNNNNNNNNNNNNNNNNNNNNNNNNNNNNNNNNNNNNNNNNNNNNNNNNNNNNNNNNNNNNNNNNNNNNNNNNNNNNNNNNNNNNNNNNNNNNNNNNNNNNNNNNNNNNNNNNNNNNNNNNNNNNNNNNNNNNNNNNNNNNNNNNNNNNNNNNNNNNNNNNNNNNNNNNNNNNNNNNNNNNNNNNNNNNNNNNNNNNNNNNNNNNNNNNNNNNNNNNNNNNNNNNNNNNNNNNNNNNNNNNNNNNNNNNNNNNNNNNNNNNNNNNNNNNNNNNNACGGCGAGCGCCGGGGCGGGGCGGCGTCGCAGGCTCGCAGCGATGCAGTCTGAGGGGCGGCCGGCGGACGGCGACGTCGGCGAGCACCGGCGGCGCTGAGCGGatgagggcggggcggcggccggtgaCTCGGTGAGCGGGAGCGGGGCCTGGGCGGCTAGGTTTCGAGCAGGGGAGGGGATTGGGGAACGACCGAACGAGGCAACGAGCGAGAGAAGGGAGCGAGCGGTGGGCCGTGCGTTGCAGCTATGTATTAAATTATTTTTTTTGCGCTCAATAATGGGTATTCATACGAATACACATGAATACCCTCAGCGCCGCCAGTGCAAACACATGTGACAAACTAGCTGAGACACCCCGATTGGGACATACACTCCCGTTCCCAAACACACGCTTTCCCTTCAACTCAACTCAACTTGAAGACCAGTGAACTCGCCAAAACGCACCATGGAAGTACACAAGATAACCAGTGAGACAAAGGCCCGATCttcatggcatgcacggatcaaaaTGCAGTCATGAAGCACAGCTCCAAGCCTTCCAACACGGTGCAGCTTTAAGACTCTCGTCAACTCAGTTTCAGAAGCCGGCTTAGTCCTAGCACAAACCAAGTCAAGTCACCCTCCAAATCTTCACATTGCAGTCCAACGAACCGCTGCAAATCAGCGCGGAGCAGCCACCGCGCGGGCTCTCCTCGCACTCGCTGCCGTGGTCGCCTCCCGTCAACACCAATGCCAGGCTCTTCACGGCCGCGCCATGGCCGTCCAGGACGGCCGAGCAGGAGTACTCGCCTTCCGCTCCCCGTCGCCACACCCTCACCGTCCTGTCCGCGGACCCGCTGCACGCCACATCGCCGGCGGCGGCCAGGCACAGCACCGCCTCAGCGTGCCCCCTGAGAGTCCTGGTGGACGCCGCGCCTCCGGCGTCGAAGCCCTCCCACACGACGACGGACCGGTCGCACGAGCCGGAGTAGAGAACCAGCCCGCCGACGCCCATCGCCAGCGCGTTCACCGCCGACCTGTGCCGCTCCATGGTGCCGACCAGCGCGAGCCTCTTCTGCCCCGGGTGGCGCCTCCACGCCTTGATCGTCCGGTCCGCCGACCCGGTGTAGACGTGCCCGTCCGACGACACGGCGACGGCGTTGATGGCGTCGTTGTGGGCCGGGGTGATGGACTCCACGCAGCGGAGGCTGGGAAGGCGCCACACCTTGAGGCTCCGGTCCCAGGACACGGAGTACATGTACCCGCCGTCCGGGGACAGCGCGAGCGCGGTGACCGCGTCCACGTGGTGCACCCAGGTGCGGCTCCTGTGCCGCCGGACGTCGACGTAGTTCTTGGGGAACAGGAACGTGCGCAGGCAGTCCGCGGTGGTCGGCAGCACGCCGTGGAGGGCGAGGTGGCTGCTCCCGCCTTTCCGCCGGCCGGCCTGCTGCCACACCCTGATCTTGCCGTCCTGGTGGGCGCTGACGAGACCATCGCTGGTGGCCATGAGGCACTTTATGGAGCTATTGGTGGCGGCAACAACAGAGCCCTCGTGTTGCACGGTCGTGCTGCTCATGTCCAGTGGCCACAGCCTGATGTGTCCGTCCGACGAGGAGACGTAGAGCGAGATGCCGTCGACGGCGAGGCCAGAGACGTAGGAGGAGTGGCGTCTGAGCGTGGAGACGCACTGGTAGCGGCATGGGCTCAGGGGATGGGCCAGGGAAGGGGCACTAGATTGCGACGAGTGCGATATATCTTTGCACATCAAACCTTCTTCAGAGTTCAGGCTCATATTGCTGGAGCTGGCCTCGCTGTTCTTGTCTGCAACTGCAAGATGAAATCATGGATTAAAATAGCAGAAAGACAGGATCTGAGGGAAATTATGCAAAAGCAATGAGATAGGCAAGCAAGCAATGTGCATGCAGAGAGAGACACAGAAGATTATAGTAAGAGGCTGTGGAGATTGACGAGTGACGCATCTTTATAGCAGCACAGCAAGAAGGCAAGTGGGCTCAACATGGATTCTTGTTATCTTGTAATCGATGTGTTTTAGAAAGCTCGAAATGGATGGAGTGGAGGAAAAAATTCAACTGACAGGTACACAAGTAGGGCAAAAGGCGGCTTACAATGCTTTAGAATTTCTTCCCTTTTTGGCTGAAAACGCGTTAGATTATGAGGACAGGATTCCTGGTATATAAAATGCTGTCATAATTAAAATCAATTGCAGCATTTCTATGCAGTTGTTATTTATCGTACAGGAAAGTGAAAAATTCTCGCAGAAAAAGAAGATGAGATTTTAAGAAGGCAGTGGAGTAGGCATGCATAACAGATCACGGGGTTTATGCCTAACAGGGTAACATGGACTTGCCTTGCTAGTTCGGGTGTACATATAGGCTCATATAGCTTCATTTCATTTCCTTTCCTTTCTCCCCACCTTCCAGCATGCATGTTCTTCCAGGCTGGACCGTCATCTGATCTTTTCTCCATGTGCAGCTCACTCGAGAGTGATAAGCATAACGGATAAGGTCCATCACTTCCTTGCACCATTGCATACATCACTGCAAACATACTCAAGGAAACCATTTATTGAGCACTGTTTATCAAACACCAAGATACGCCATCCACCATAAATTCCAGAGACAAATCAGTACTGCCTTGTTTAAAAAACAAAAGAGACAAATCAGTACCGATTTTGTTGAATATTGCTAATTGCTATGTTTCATAAAACTGGAAAGCTACGTGACCTGCTGGAGTATAATGTCCGATCCTCTCCCACAGTTCAGACTTTTGAATGAATTGACTGGAGCATGAATTCAGTATAACCCACTCCGCGAGAACAATAACTTCATGAGCCTCATCAATGCGACGCTTATCTCACACTCAAACACAAAATACTGGAGTAGCTACTGCCTATTTGCAAGGATGTATACTGAGGTTTCATTCAATTGGGAGTAAACTTAATGATCTAGAAACAAACCTGGTGGCGTTGCTGTTTTATGGGAAAGCACTGAATCAAATGTGTTGCTTTAGCTGACAGTCTCACTCAGCATCAGCAGCAGTGGCCTGAAGCGCACAGCCACACAACCTGTAAACTGAAAGGATTCTAAAATATAAAGTGGTATTCTCAAGACAGGATTAGCTAAATTATCCATTCATAGTGATGTATTGCGCAACAACTGACCAAAATATGATTAAAAGTTGTCCATAATGGGATACAGGTGATGCCCTACAGATCTGTTCCTTGTTGCCCGGCTCAGCTTTTCGACGATCGGAATTAGCTTCAGGTCCAGGTTTTTTGGCCCGCAGGTCCATCCGGAAACCCACTTGATTATATAAATAATATGAAAAATATTGGACTAAATAAATATGTCGGCATGGTAAATTAGTTGGAAACTGCAAAAAAGGCAGTCTCCTCCAAGCCTGGAGCTTATACTAAGTATGTGACCTACAGTCATTTTCCAAAACAGCATTAGGCGTTTTGGGTCAATCCGGGTGGAGAAAAAGCAGAAATATATTGGTtgtgagaagaagaagaaaactgataCTGTACTACATAAGGAGGGAGCAGAGACAAGCGGACAAGACAAGTTTGAGAAAGCCAATCGCTCTCCCAATATGCAAGAAGAGGCAGACAACCACTTAACTAGCTGCATCATGGATTGTTTTATGATCATCAAGGTCGTTGAAACATGATGTAACAGAAACTGAGATAAGGATAGCCATACAGGAGCTGGGACCACTGTTAAAGCTTCTATAGAAAAGCATTCGGCATATTCATAGATCTCACATGCTGTGTATAACTACATTTGCATCAGCAATGTAAGTGCCTCTAAAAGTCTCCATGTCACTTACTTAGAGAGAGCATGACTAGCAAATCAAGATCACTGTTGGATGTTACTCTCtcagtttctaaatataagtctttttagagatttcaatacggactacatacggatgtatatagacataacTTTAGATTGTAGATTTACTCGTTTTGCCTCTTATGTAGTCtatgttggaatctctaaaaagacataacTATATTTAGGATCTGAGAGAGTAGAAAAGAGTAAAATGCAACCAGCTTTCGCTGTGAGCACCATTTAAGCAGAGATGTAGAGATAGGAGCAAAATCAAAAAAGATTGCTCGTTTTTTTTTTGAAGAGAGGTAAAAAAAAAAGATGGCTCGTTGTGGTACACGAGTGCATGTTCCTTAGAGCCCTCGTCAATGTCGGGCACCACGAAGCGGGTGTTCCACACTTACCCTGCTGGATGCCGCGGGTATCTCCTCGtgcagctggagcaccttcttGCAGCCTCCTTCCGCTTCACCCCGCGACGCTCCCTCGATGAGGCGCCGTGCACCCGTAGGGGCGCCGAGCTTGCAGTACAGCGCGGCGATTCTGTGCACGATTGGTACTGGACAGGGACATGGACTTCGAGAGCAGGCGGTGGCCTCGtctagagtatttaacaaaaaaactaTCACATTTCGTGAAACCGTGCCTATAAACTATCACTTTACAAATTTGAGCAAAAAACTATCACTTTTCACTAAtctttgactaaaaactaccatgtcgCGAAAGTGCTTGATTCGCCTCTTCTAAACGCCTTTCTGACAggatggacccacctgtcagcatcaatctccttcctcctcctctctctctctctggcatttcctcgaacacctcTTGTGCACTCCGCACTCTTCTCCATGGCGACACCCCAGCGAAGCACCTCTCCGGCGTTGGTCAGGACTGGAGACAGCGGCGCAACCACGTCGGCTGGAGCCGCCTCGGCCGTGCTGGTGTGTCGCGGCCTTGCGTGCGTGCGGAGCAACCGCCGCGGGAGTACTTCATCTTCTCCGCCTCCGGTGAAGGTCGCTGCCGCATCGATCTCTTTCTCCGGTGACCCTCTCGCCCGCACAacctctcctcctcacgagcagTTCGCCGCACCGCAAACTACCGGAGCCGCTCTTCGCCGCATCCCCGACCACCCCGTGCAGCTTCCCGTCACCATCGTGAGCGCCCGCTGCTTCCCCTCTACTCCCCCACTCGGTTTACTTGCCGCATCAACGCCGTGGCCGAGCGCCGGAGCTCGTGCTCCGAGCCGCACCCGCATGCGCGCGCCCGCGGCGCTCGTGGCCGCCCCTCGCCATGCGCAACGTGGTCCCCGTCCCCGTACCACGCGCGCTCGCGCACACCTGCTACGCCCGGGCCGCGCCTCCGCCACGCACGGCTCGCCACTGTCGTGCCCCTGCTGCAGCTCCTCGCATGATGCGGCTTCCGCAGTCGCGCCCCCGCCTCCGGCTGCCCGGGCTctccgcacccgccgccgccactggAGCCGCTTGCCGCGGTCGGCGCTGGAGCCGCCGCGGGTCGCTGCTGGAGCCGCCGGAGCCGCTGCGGGTCGCCGCTGGAGCCGTCTGCCccacgctgatgtctactacacaaccttttttttgtagacattgttgggcctccaagtgcagaggtttgtaggacagtagcaaatttcccttaagtggatgacctaaggtttatcaatccgtgagaggtgtaggatgaagatggtctctctcaaacaaccctgcaaccaaataacaaagagtctcttgtgtccccaacacacccaatacaatggtaaattgtataggtgcactagttcggtgaaaagatggtgatacaagtgcaatatggatggtagatataggtttttgtaatctgaaattataaaaacagcaaggtaactaatgataaaagtgagcacaaacggtattgcaatgcttcaaaacaaggccaagggttcatactttcactagtgcaagtcctctcaacaattataacataactggatcatataactatccctcaacatgcaacaaaaagtcactccaaagtcactaatagaggagaacaaacgaagagattattgtagggtacgaaaccacctcaaagttattctttccgatcaatccgttgggttattcctataagtgtcacaaacagccctagagttcgtagtaaaataacaccttaagacacatatcaaccaaaaccctaatgtcacctagatactccaatgtcacctcaagtatccgtgggtatgattatacgatatgcatcagacaatctcagattcatctattcaaccaacacaaagaacttcaaaaagtgccccaaagtttctaccggagagtcaagacgaaaacgtgtgccaacccctatgcatagattcc
The sequence above is drawn from the Triticum aestivum cultivar Chinese Spring chromosome 7A, IWGSC CS RefSeq v2.1, whole genome shotgun sequence genome and encodes:
- the LOC123154846 gene encoding protein JINGUBANG, producing the protein MSLNSEEGLMCKDISHSSQSSAPSLAHPLSPCRYQCVSTLRRHSSYVSGLAVDGISLYVSSSDGHIRLWPLDMSSTTVQHEGSVVAATNSSIKCLMATSDGLVSAHQDGKIRVWQQAGRRKGGSSHLALHGVLPTTADCLRTFLFPKNYVDVRRHRSRTWVHHVDAVTALALSPDGGYMYSVSWDRSLKVWRLPSLRCVESITPAHNDAINAVAVSSDGHVYTGSADRTIKAWRRHPGQKRLALVGTMERHRSAVNALAMGVGGLVLYSGSCDRSVVVWEGFDAGGAASTRTLRGHAEAVLCLAAAGDVACSGSADRTVRVWRRGAEGEYSCSAVLDGHGAAVKSLALVLTGGDHGSECEESPRGGCSALICSGSLDCNVKIWRVT